The following are from one region of the Lacinutrix sp. Bg11-31 genome:
- a CDS encoding HipA N-terminal domain-containing protein, with product MRQAKIYYNTLFSDLLTETNDGDFTFKYETEYVNKYTGNFITFTMPVRVQEYKSTRVQRKAFVCFFLKA from the coding sequence ATGAGACAAGCTAAAATATATTACAATACCCTATTTAGTGATCTTTTAACAGAGACCAATGATGGAGATTTTACATTTAAGTATGAGACTGAATATGTAAATAAATATACAGGAAATTTCATAACTTTTACTATGCCTGTTAGAGTACAAGAGTACAAGAGTACAAGAGTACAAAGAAAAGCGTTTGTTTGCTTTTTTTTGAAGGCTTAA
- a CDS encoding HipA N-terminal domain-containing protein, which yields MLFFEGLIPEGWLLGIASKSWKINKNDKMGLLLTCCQNCIGAVSIYTVIKRLIQAMIFIQNVA from the coding sequence TTGCTTTTTTTTGAAGGCTTAATTCCTGAAGGTTGGTTATTAGGTATAGCATCTAAAAGTTGGAAAATTAATAAAAACGACAAAATGGGTTTGCTATTAACTTGTTGTCAGAACTGCATTGGAGCAGTAAGTATTTATACTGTTATAAAGAGGTTGATACAGGCAATGATTTTCATACAGAATGTAGCTTAG
- a CDS encoding helix-turn-helix domain-containing protein, whose translation MKELADFVKERRKEVDLTQKEFADRAGVALTVIRKIEQNKTNLNLGKVNQVLKMFGHKLVPMSLKELDDNETS comes from the coding sequence ATGAAAGAATTAGCAGATTTTGTAAAGGAGCGTAGAAAAGAAGTCGATTTAACTCAGAAAGAATTTGCAGATAGAGCAGGAGTAGCGCTTACGGTAATCCGAAAAATAGAACAAAACAAAACAAATTTAAACTTGGGTAAAGTGAATCAAGTTTTAAAAATGTTTGGTCACAAACTTGTACCTATGAGTTTAAAAGAATTAGATGATAATGAGACAAGCTAA
- a CDS encoding HipA domain-containing protein, translating to MSELHWSSKYLYCYKEVDTGNDFHTECSLAFFGTETTPIIEYSLDEMNKLAKKVVERSVSVPGVQPKLFISLLNEDKTDSRLTIVVALGGNYIFKPPSKDYEEMPSNEHLTMKMVDLFNIDVVPHSLIKLASGELSYITKRIDRAEDGSKIHMIDMFQVTEAFDKYRGSMERIGKAIEAYADNTLLDKLRFFELTIFSYLIGNNDMHLKNFSMIKTFYGWSLSPAYDLLNTVIVNPEDTEELALIIAGKKKKITLQNFLDFGTDLGLSKKQINSVLNRFKEFKKDALSVVGESFLSDDMKVEYKAILDPRLEILN from the coding sequence TTGTCAGAACTGCATTGGAGCAGTAAGTATTTATACTGTTATAAAGAGGTTGATACAGGCAATGATTTTCATACAGAATGTAGCTTAGCTTTTTTTGGTACTGAAACAACACCAATAATTGAGTATTCATTAGATGAAATGAATAAGTTGGCAAAAAAAGTTGTTGAACGAAGTGTTTCGGTTCCTGGTGTGCAACCTAAATTATTTATTTCATTATTAAATGAAGATAAAACGGATAGCAGGTTAACAATAGTTGTCGCATTAGGAGGGAATTATATTTTTAAGCCACCATCAAAGGATTATGAAGAAATGCCATCAAATGAACATTTAACTATGAAAATGGTAGATTTATTTAATATTGATGTTGTGCCTCATTCTTTGATTAAATTAGCTTCAGGAGAATTGTCTTATATCACCAAACGAATTGACAGGGCAGAGGATGGGTCTAAAATACATATGATTGATATGTTTCAAGTAACAGAGGCTTTCGATAAATATCGAGGTTCAATGGAGCGTATAGGAAAAGCAATTGAGGCTTATGCAGATAATACATTATTAGATAAACTTCGTTTTTTTGAGCTCACTATTTTTAGTTACCTCATAGGAAATAACGATATGCATTTAAAAAACTTTTCCATGATTAAAACATTTTATGGTTGGTCATTATCACCTGCTTATGATTTATTGAACACAGTCATTGTTAATCCAGAAGATACAGAAGAACTAGCTTTGATTATTGCTGGGAAAAAGAAAAAAATAACACTTCAAAATTTTCTAGATTTTGGAACTGACTTAGGGTTATCTAAAAAGCAAATCAATAGTGTGTTAAACCGTTTTAAAGAATTTAAAAAGGATGCTTTAAGCGTGGTTGGAGAATCATTTTTGAGCGATGATATGAAAGTTGAGTATAAAGCTATTTTAGACCCTAGACTTGAAATTTTAAATTAG